One window of the Syngnathoides biaculeatus isolate LvHL_M chromosome 11, ASM1980259v1, whole genome shotgun sequence genome contains the following:
- the ccdc69 gene encoding coiled-coil domain-containing protein 69: MFPVLEAEALLSVASVNASAVRSGTRFGLQRKFSAVTRRRGRKERRKERRKEGKRKGRERRKEGRRKGREGKKEGRQEGARPAQNKNKKEATDEAGMGCGHSKKKNKKGGGRRDGGERHLRILKDVFSADGGADRAELLKAHADEEACALLLAILDKVKAETSAQLNALHQQRRQQHLRDAERLHREVEVQLTEKFQISEKLLKAEMSELKAELERYGELKRRVQESTFKEDLGRNIQAHGSPGAFWESEQESLLFVIEMKSQLVREQNDKLRRLEQLEEEKARLEQRLAQTLQQNEHLRASAHQNQSVLRRVRSEHEDACASLERQRLFNRMLTQEKEELLFKLRPVDATS; encoded by the exons ATGTTTCCGGTGTTGGAAGCCGAAGCTCTCCTCTCCGTGGCGTCGGTCAACGCATCGGCGGTGCGTTCAGGAACTCGGTTCGGGCTCCAAAGAAAGTTTTCAGCAGTTACACGGCGGcgagggaggaaggaaagaaggaaggaaagaaggaaggaagggaagaggAAAGGgagggaaagaaggaaggaagggaggaggaaagggagggagggaaagaaGGAAGGCAGGCAGGAAGGAGCCCGCCcggcacaaaacaaaaacaagaaagagGCGACGGACGAGGCAGGCATGGGCTGCGGCCATAGCAAG aagaaaaataagaaaggCGGCGGCCGCCGGGATGGAG GCGAGCGCCACCTGAGGATCCTCAAAGACGTTTTCTCGGCCGACGGCGGCGCGGACAGGGCGGAGCTTCTCAAGGCGCACGCCGACGAGGAGGCGTGCGCGCTGCTGCTGGCGATCCTGGACAAG GTCAAAGCGGAGACGAGCGCGCAGCTCAACGCGCTTCACCAACAGCGACGACAGCAACACCTGCGAG ACGCGGAGCGACTTCACCGGGAGGTCGAAGTTCAGCTGACCGAGAAATTTCAGATCAGTGAAAAGCTTTTGAAG GCGGAGATGAGCGAGTTGAAGGCGGAGCTCGAGCGATACGGCGAGCTGAAGAGGCGCGTCCAAGAGTCCACCTTCAAGGAAGATCTCGGACGGAACATTCAG GCGCACGGCAGCCCTGGTGCATTCTGGGAGTCGGAGCAGGAGTCCTTGCTGTTCGTCATCGAGATGAAGAGCCAACTCGTCCGAGAGCAAAACGACAAGTTGCGACGTTTGGAGCAACTG GAAGAGGAAAAGGCCCGTTTGGAGCAGCGCTTGGCGCAAACTTTGCAGCAAAACGAGCACTTGCGAGCCAGCGCCCACCAAAACCAAAGCGTCCTGCG acgcGTTCGCAGCGAGCACGAAGACGCCTGCGCGTCGCTGGAGCGTCAACGCTTGTTCAACCGGATGTTGACGCAAGAGAAAGAGGAGCTCCTCTTCAAGCTGCGACCCGTCGACGCGACGTCCTGA
- the maml1 gene encoding mastermind-like protein 1 isoform X2, producing MERLRRRIELFRQHHNSCESRYEAAALESLELERQQTFALHQRCLQAKAKRTNKHRQPSAATAEQAGQRAPGSGGGGGAASAELGDGSGSGSGGAAEQSRNSTLIALQETVKRKLESAGSPLDREQVNGFSDGFPASKKACVDAAGTDGSPVDSKLGLGDALASDGTRGLGSESADGAKEAPAAGDFRRKEMKQEPDDILPIMPPSGGGNNNNNLFPDLNFNEQEWTELMEELNRSVAYEDIQDILNDGFEDRKDPLEMTPNQGGGAQSSQGLLPLDLGSVKAEFSPSPFEQDTRTGSPHVRAASSGPPRPAGSPAAASSPAAPLPRQHPPVPVPPPPAPNHLLAKDLSPAQQLQQLAAQQQRAQHLHSQLQHKQAPPGGAKFHGQGPPHAHPPPWTQSPLGPAAFAMDKAAGPSSLYSQDFNSNAQKQRLMSVQPPKGSPKAGANSFTAGGGVMGHPAQGAPLNHAAAPGAQAAVLNYNNTKPLSHFEAGPGPGPRPPNQAPQNQNKAALLSLLRQQQQMKQKNMNFRQHLPHAQDQNSYPTPPHGPGPANALTSAAGNGGMGAPPGANALAGNHSNTAYLNSQAALKQQQILEQQKQQYLQRQQMMAEQEKQRQQDQQLQRHLTRPPPQYQDQSGQTANQNAFPQTPVTQFTGPSLASVSSMGGPAPAGQRMFPQAQGMMGIKMASGGAPPPPTASQADLGLTSCGGDVQQMLYNNMNLHPPQQRQPMYRHAVLTQQQQQQQQQQHRSKQPNAALLKQQQQQQQMAAARMPASMQASPNAVWQQQQQGLAPAAFANAFHVQQPRIPKMSAGSTAAFNANPAGRPAAGMMAGPQQRAPSNPQSLGPPQTQHQQATQNHPANQNVLPDLAAFGPAASGLACNQGYQVSRTANQQQLSFGYNAAAGSFAAESDLVESLLKGQSTHEWMADLDELLASHQ from the exons ATGGAGCGGCTGCGGCGGAGGATCGAGCTCTTCCGGCAGCATCACAACAGCTGCGAGAGCCGCTACGAGGCCGCCGCGCTGGAGAGTCTGGAGCTGGAGAGGCAGCAGACCTTCGCCCTGCACCAGCGCTGCTTGCAGGCCAAGGCCAAGAGGACCAACAAGCACAGGCAGCCCTCGGCCGCCACCGCGGAGCAGGCGGGCCAGAGGGCGCCcgggagcggcggcggcggcggcgcagcGAGCGCGGAGCTCGGCGAcggcagcggcagcggcagcggAGGAGCTGCCGAACAGAGCCGCAACAGCACCCTCATTGCC TTGCAGGAGACTGTGAAGAGGAAGCTGGAGAGCGCCGGTTCCCCTCTGGACCGGGAGCAGGTCAACGGCTTCTCTGACGGCTTCCCGGCCAGCAAGAAAGCCTGCGTGGACGCCGCCGGCACCGACGGGTCCCCCGTGGACTCCAAACTGGGCCTGGGCGACGCGCTGGCCTCCGACGGCACCCGCGGCCTCGGTAGCGAGTCGGCGGACGGCGCCAAGGAGGCTCCGGCGGCGGGCGACTTCCGGCGCAAGGAGATGAAGCAGGAGCCCGACGACATCCTGCCGATCATGCCTCCTTCGGGGGgagggaacaacaacaacaacctgttCCCGGACCTCAACTTCAACGAGCAGGAGTGGACGGAGCTCATGGAAGAGCTGAACCGCAGCGTGGCGTACGAAGACATCCAGGACATCCTCAACGACGGCTTTGAGGACCGCAAAGACCCTCTGGAGATGACCCCCAATCAGGGCGGGGGCGCCCAGTCCTCCCAGGGTCTCCTCCCTCTGGATTTGGGAAGCGTGAAAGCCGAGTTCTCCCCGTCCCCCTTCGAGCAGGACACTCGCACGGGTTCCCCTCACGTCCGCGCGGCGTCTTCCGGGCCTCCTCGCCCCGCGGGCTCTCCGGCGGCCGCCTCCTCCCCGGCCGCGCCCCTGCCCAGGCAGCACCCGCCGGTGCcggtgccgccgccgcccgccccCAACCACCTACTGGCGAAAGATCTGTCCCCCGCCCAGCAGCTTCAGCAGCTGGCCGCCCAGCAGCAGCGGGCCCAGCACCTCCACAGCCAGCTGCAGCACAAACAGGCGCCGCCCGGCGGGGCCAAGTTCCACGGCCAGGGGCCCCCGCACGCCCACCCTCCGCCCTGGACGCAGAGCCCGCTGGGGCCGGCGGCGTTCGCCATGGACAAGGCCGCCGGCCCCTCCTCCTTGTACTCGCAGGACTTCAATTCCAACGCGCAGAAGCAGCGGCTGATGTCCGTCCAGCCCCCCAAGGGCTCCCCCAAGGCGGGGGCCAACAGCTTCACGGCGGGGGGCGGCGTGATGGGCCACCCGGCTCAAGGAGCCCCCCTCAACCACGCGGCCGCACCGGGGGCTCAGGCGGCCGTGTTGAACTACAACAACACCAAGCCCTTATCCCATTTTGAGGCCGGGCCCGGGCCCGGGCCCAGGCCCCCCAACCAGGCCCCCCAGAACCAGAATAAGGCCGCCCTCCTCAGCCTGCTCAGGCAACAGCAGCAGATGAAGCAGAAGAACATGAACTTCCGCCAACATCTACCACACGCGCAG GACCAGAACTCTTACCCGACGCCTCCTCACGGGCCCGGCCCGGCCAACGCCCTGACGTCCGCGGCGGGCAACGGCGGCATGGGGGCGCCGCCCGGGGCCAACGCCCTGGCAGGTAATCATAGCAACACGGCCTACCTCAACAGCCAGGCGGCGCTCAAGCAGCAACAAATTCTGGAGCAGCAGAAGCAGCAGTACCTGCAGAGACAGCAGATGATGGCCGAACAG GAGAAGCAACGTCAGCAGGACCAGCAGCTCCAGAGACACCTGACCAGACCCCCCCCTCAGTACCAGGACCAGTCTGGACAGACGGCCAATCAGAACGCTTTCCCTCAGACGCCCGTCACCCAGTTTACAG GTCCGTCGCTGGCCAGCGTGTCTTCCATGGGAGGACCCGCGCCCGCCGGCCAGCGCATGTTCCCCCAGGCGCAAGGCATGATGGGAATCAAAATGGCGTCCGGCGGCGCGCCTCCGCCCCCGACGGCGAGCCAGGCggacttggggctgacgtcgtGCGGCGGGGATGTGCAGCAGATGCTGTACAACAACATGAACCTTCACCCGCCCCAACAGCGCCAACCCATGTACAGGCACGCGGTGCTgacccagcagcagcagcagcagcagcagcagcagcaccgcaGCAAACAGCCCAACGCAGCCTTgttgaagcagcagcagcagcagcagcagatggCAGCCGCCCGCATGCCCGCCAGCATGCAGGCCAGCCCCAACGCTGtgtggcagcagcagcagcagggctTGGCCCCCGCCGCCTTCGCCAACGCGTTCCACGTGCAGCAGCCTCGGATCCCCAAGATGAGCGCCGGCTCCACCGCCGCTTTCAACGCCAACCCCGCCGGCCGGCCCGCGGCGGGGATGATGGCCGGCCCCCAGCAGCGGGCGCCCTCCAACCCGCAAAGCCTGGGCCCGCCCCAGACTCAGCATCAACAAGCGACTCAGAACCACCCCGCCAATCAGAACGTCCTCCCCGACCTGGCGGCTTTCGGGCCGGCGGCGAGCGGCTTGGCCTGTAACCAAGGTTACCAGGTCAGCAGGACGGCCAATCAGCAGCAGCTCTCCTTCGGCTACAACGCGGCGGCGGGCAGCTTCGCGGCCGAGAGCGACCTGGTCGAGTCGCTGCTCAAGGGGCAGAGCACGCACGAGTGGATGGCCGACCTGGACGAGCTGCTCGCGTCGCACCAGTAG
- the maml1 gene encoding mastermind-like protein 1 isoform X1: MMADFVTPRHSAVMERLRRRIELFRQHHNSCESRYEAAALESLELERQQTFALHQRCLQAKAKRTNKHRQPSAATAEQAGQRAPGSGGGGGAASAELGDGSGSGSGGAAEQSRNSTLIALQETVKRKLESAGSPLDREQVNGFSDGFPASKKACVDAAGTDGSPVDSKLGLGDALASDGTRGLGSESADGAKEAPAAGDFRRKEMKQEPDDILPIMPPSGGGNNNNNLFPDLNFNEQEWTELMEELNRSVAYEDIQDILNDGFEDRKDPLEMTPNQGGGAQSSQGLLPLDLGSVKAEFSPSPFEQDTRTGSPHVRAASSGPPRPAGSPAAASSPAAPLPRQHPPVPVPPPPAPNHLLAKDLSPAQQLQQLAAQQQRAQHLHSQLQHKQAPPGGAKFHGQGPPHAHPPPWTQSPLGPAAFAMDKAAGPSSLYSQDFNSNAQKQRLMSVQPPKGSPKAGANSFTAGGGVMGHPAQGAPLNHAAAPGAQAAVLNYNNTKPLSHFEAGPGPGPRPPNQAPQNQNKAALLSLLRQQQQMKQKNMNFRQHLPHAQDQNSYPTPPHGPGPANALTSAAGNGGMGAPPGANALAGNHSNTAYLNSQAALKQQQILEQQKQQYLQRQQMMAEQEKQRQQDQQLQRHLTRPPPQYQDQSGQTANQNAFPQTPVTQFTGPSLASVSSMGGPAPAGQRMFPQAQGMMGIKMASGGAPPPPTASQADLGLTSCGGDVQQMLYNNMNLHPPQQRQPMYRHAVLTQQQQQQQQQQHRSKQPNAALLKQQQQQQQMAAARMPASMQASPNAVWQQQQQGLAPAAFANAFHVQQPRIPKMSAGSTAAFNANPAGRPAAGMMAGPQQRAPSNPQSLGPPQTQHQQATQNHPANQNVLPDLAAFGPAASGLACNQGYQVSRTANQQQLSFGYNAAAGSFAAESDLVESLLKGQSTHEWMADLDELLASHQ, translated from the exons atGATGGCGGATTTTGTTACACCGCGACACAGCGCGGTGATGGAGCGGCTGCGGCGGAGGATCGAGCTCTTCCGGCAGCATCACAACAGCTGCGAGAGCCGCTACGAGGCCGCCGCGCTGGAGAGTCTGGAGCTGGAGAGGCAGCAGACCTTCGCCCTGCACCAGCGCTGCTTGCAGGCCAAGGCCAAGAGGACCAACAAGCACAGGCAGCCCTCGGCCGCCACCGCGGAGCAGGCGGGCCAGAGGGCGCCcgggagcggcggcggcggcggcgcagcGAGCGCGGAGCTCGGCGAcggcagcggcagcggcagcggAGGAGCTGCCGAACAGAGCCGCAACAGCACCCTCATTGCC TTGCAGGAGACTGTGAAGAGGAAGCTGGAGAGCGCCGGTTCCCCTCTGGACCGGGAGCAGGTCAACGGCTTCTCTGACGGCTTCCCGGCCAGCAAGAAAGCCTGCGTGGACGCCGCCGGCACCGACGGGTCCCCCGTGGACTCCAAACTGGGCCTGGGCGACGCGCTGGCCTCCGACGGCACCCGCGGCCTCGGTAGCGAGTCGGCGGACGGCGCCAAGGAGGCTCCGGCGGCGGGCGACTTCCGGCGCAAGGAGATGAAGCAGGAGCCCGACGACATCCTGCCGATCATGCCTCCTTCGGGGGgagggaacaacaacaacaacctgttCCCGGACCTCAACTTCAACGAGCAGGAGTGGACGGAGCTCATGGAAGAGCTGAACCGCAGCGTGGCGTACGAAGACATCCAGGACATCCTCAACGACGGCTTTGAGGACCGCAAAGACCCTCTGGAGATGACCCCCAATCAGGGCGGGGGCGCCCAGTCCTCCCAGGGTCTCCTCCCTCTGGATTTGGGAAGCGTGAAAGCCGAGTTCTCCCCGTCCCCCTTCGAGCAGGACACTCGCACGGGTTCCCCTCACGTCCGCGCGGCGTCTTCCGGGCCTCCTCGCCCCGCGGGCTCTCCGGCGGCCGCCTCCTCCCCGGCCGCGCCCCTGCCCAGGCAGCACCCGCCGGTGCcggtgccgccgccgcccgccccCAACCACCTACTGGCGAAAGATCTGTCCCCCGCCCAGCAGCTTCAGCAGCTGGCCGCCCAGCAGCAGCGGGCCCAGCACCTCCACAGCCAGCTGCAGCACAAACAGGCGCCGCCCGGCGGGGCCAAGTTCCACGGCCAGGGGCCCCCGCACGCCCACCCTCCGCCCTGGACGCAGAGCCCGCTGGGGCCGGCGGCGTTCGCCATGGACAAGGCCGCCGGCCCCTCCTCCTTGTACTCGCAGGACTTCAATTCCAACGCGCAGAAGCAGCGGCTGATGTCCGTCCAGCCCCCCAAGGGCTCCCCCAAGGCGGGGGCCAACAGCTTCACGGCGGGGGGCGGCGTGATGGGCCACCCGGCTCAAGGAGCCCCCCTCAACCACGCGGCCGCACCGGGGGCTCAGGCGGCCGTGTTGAACTACAACAACACCAAGCCCTTATCCCATTTTGAGGCCGGGCCCGGGCCCGGGCCCAGGCCCCCCAACCAGGCCCCCCAGAACCAGAATAAGGCCGCCCTCCTCAGCCTGCTCAGGCAACAGCAGCAGATGAAGCAGAAGAACATGAACTTCCGCCAACATCTACCACACGCGCAG GACCAGAACTCTTACCCGACGCCTCCTCACGGGCCCGGCCCGGCCAACGCCCTGACGTCCGCGGCGGGCAACGGCGGCATGGGGGCGCCGCCCGGGGCCAACGCCCTGGCAGGTAATCATAGCAACACGGCCTACCTCAACAGCCAGGCGGCGCTCAAGCAGCAACAAATTCTGGAGCAGCAGAAGCAGCAGTACCTGCAGAGACAGCAGATGATGGCCGAACAG GAGAAGCAACGTCAGCAGGACCAGCAGCTCCAGAGACACCTGACCAGACCCCCCCCTCAGTACCAGGACCAGTCTGGACAGACGGCCAATCAGAACGCTTTCCCTCAGACGCCCGTCACCCAGTTTACAG GTCCGTCGCTGGCCAGCGTGTCTTCCATGGGAGGACCCGCGCCCGCCGGCCAGCGCATGTTCCCCCAGGCGCAAGGCATGATGGGAATCAAAATGGCGTCCGGCGGCGCGCCTCCGCCCCCGACGGCGAGCCAGGCggacttggggctgacgtcgtGCGGCGGGGATGTGCAGCAGATGCTGTACAACAACATGAACCTTCACCCGCCCCAACAGCGCCAACCCATGTACAGGCACGCGGTGCTgacccagcagcagcagcagcagcagcagcagcagcaccgcaGCAAACAGCCCAACGCAGCCTTgttgaagcagcagcagcagcagcagcagatggCAGCCGCCCGCATGCCCGCCAGCATGCAGGCCAGCCCCAACGCTGtgtggcagcagcagcagcagggctTGGCCCCCGCCGCCTTCGCCAACGCGTTCCACGTGCAGCAGCCTCGGATCCCCAAGATGAGCGCCGGCTCCACCGCCGCTTTCAACGCCAACCCCGCCGGCCGGCCCGCGGCGGGGATGATGGCCGGCCCCCAGCAGCGGGCGCCCTCCAACCCGCAAAGCCTGGGCCCGCCCCAGACTCAGCATCAACAAGCGACTCAGAACCACCCCGCCAATCAGAACGTCCTCCCCGACCTGGCGGCTTTCGGGCCGGCGGCGAGCGGCTTGGCCTGTAACCAAGGTTACCAGGTCAGCAGGACGGCCAATCAGCAGCAGCTCTCCTTCGGCTACAACGCGGCGGCGGGCAGCTTCGCGGCCGAGAGCGACCTGGTCGAGTCGCTGCTCAAGGGGCAGAGCACGCACGAGTGGATGGCCGACCTGGACGAGCTGCTCGCGTCGCACCAGTAG
- the emx3 gene encoding empty spiracles homeobox 3 — MFWQQQQQQQHQQLPGRGVNKCFSIEALVGKQPVRSRGASGEPIRPTALRFPRTAGADPAARREAGPHSFGRPHPGLGLLYPPAWILHDHRPNVHARAGDAGGAENLLLHGAFSRKPKRIRTAFSPSQLLRLERAFDKNHYVVGAERKQLASALCLSETQVKVWFQNRRTKHKRQKLEEDSPEAQHKRSKASQHVSRWRAATRQNADDDDGEHVDVTGDR; from the exons ATGTtctggcagcagcagcagcagcagcagcaccagcagctcCCGGGCCGGGGCGTCAACAAGTGTTTCTCCATCGAGGCTCTGGTCGGGAAGCAGCCCGTCCGGAGCCGGGGCGCCTCGGGCGAACCCATCCGGCCCACCGCGCTCCGCTTCCCGCGAACGGCCGGAGCGGACCCGGCGGCCCGGCGGGAGGCCGGGCCGCACTCGTTCGGACGGCCCCATCCCGGACTCGGCCTGCTCTACCCCCCCGCCTGGATCCTGCACGACCACCGGCCCAACGTGCACGCGCGCGCAG GTGACGCCGGCGGTGCGGAGAATCTCCTGCTGCACGGCGCTTTCTCCCGCAAACCCAAACGGATCCGCACGGCATTTTCGCCATCGCAGCTTCTGCGTCTGGAGCGAGCCTTCGACAAAAACCACTACGTCGTCGGAGCGGAGAGGAAGCAGCTGGCCTCGGCGCTCTGCCTGAGCGAGACGCAG GTGAAGGTGTGGTTCCAGAACCGCAGAACCAAGCACAAACGGCAGAAGTTGGAGGAAGACTCCCCCGAGGCCCAACACAAGCGCTCCAAAGCCAGCCAGCACGTGAGCAGATGGCGAGCCGCCACGCGGCAGAACGCCGACGACGATGACGGCGAACACGTCGACGTCACCGGCGACCGCTGA
- the maml1 gene encoding mastermind-like protein 1 isoform X3 translates to MMADFVTPRHSAVMERLRRRIELFRQHHNSCESRYEAAALESLELERQQTFALHQRCLQAKAKRTNKHRQPSAATAEQAGQRAPGSGGGGGAASAELGDGSGSGSGGAAEQSRNSTLIALQETVKRKLESAGSPLDREQVNGFSDGFPASKKACVDAAGTDGSPVDSKLGLGDALASDGTRGLGSESADGAKEAPAAGDFRRKEMKQEPDDILPIMPPSGGGNNNNNLFPDLNFNEQEWTELMEELNRSVAYEDIQDILNDGFEDRKDPLEMTPNQGGGAQSSQGLLPLDLGSVKAEFSPSPFEQDTRTGSPHVRAASSGPPRPAGSPAAASSPAAPLPRQHPPVPVPPPPAPNHLLAKDLSPAQQLQQLAAQQQRAQHLHSQLQHKQAPPGGAKFHGQGPPHAHPPPWTQSPLGPAAFAMDKAAGPSSLYSQDFNSNAQKQRLMSVQPPKGSPKAGANSFTAGGGVMGHPAQGAPLNHAAAPGAQAAVLNYNNTKPLSHFEAGPGPGPRPPNQAPQNQNKAALLSLLRQQQQMKQKNMNFRQHLPHAQDQNSYPTPPHGPGPANALTSAAGNGGMGAPPGANALAGNHSNTAYLNSQAALKQQQILEQQKQQYLQRQQMMAEQEKQRQQDQQLQRHLTRPPPQYQDQSGQTANQNAFPQTPVTQFTGDRRPEKVWGFPPVYEWPPPIREGLQGSSEFLRIFSALHRHLVDVGRLLQPRCVLRMRHGVPVRAPALLPRLRAVATATASCGCCRPSRASACCRPSVDFSTRST, encoded by the exons atGATGGCGGATTTTGTTACACCGCGACACAGCGCGGTGATGGAGCGGCTGCGGCGGAGGATCGAGCTCTTCCGGCAGCATCACAACAGCTGCGAGAGCCGCTACGAGGCCGCCGCGCTGGAGAGTCTGGAGCTGGAGAGGCAGCAGACCTTCGCCCTGCACCAGCGCTGCTTGCAGGCCAAGGCCAAGAGGACCAACAAGCACAGGCAGCCCTCGGCCGCCACCGCGGAGCAGGCGGGCCAGAGGGCGCCcgggagcggcggcggcggcggcgcagcGAGCGCGGAGCTCGGCGAcggcagcggcagcggcagcggAGGAGCTGCCGAACAGAGCCGCAACAGCACCCTCATTGCC TTGCAGGAGACTGTGAAGAGGAAGCTGGAGAGCGCCGGTTCCCCTCTGGACCGGGAGCAGGTCAACGGCTTCTCTGACGGCTTCCCGGCCAGCAAGAAAGCCTGCGTGGACGCCGCCGGCACCGACGGGTCCCCCGTGGACTCCAAACTGGGCCTGGGCGACGCGCTGGCCTCCGACGGCACCCGCGGCCTCGGTAGCGAGTCGGCGGACGGCGCCAAGGAGGCTCCGGCGGCGGGCGACTTCCGGCGCAAGGAGATGAAGCAGGAGCCCGACGACATCCTGCCGATCATGCCTCCTTCGGGGGgagggaacaacaacaacaacctgttCCCGGACCTCAACTTCAACGAGCAGGAGTGGACGGAGCTCATGGAAGAGCTGAACCGCAGCGTGGCGTACGAAGACATCCAGGACATCCTCAACGACGGCTTTGAGGACCGCAAAGACCCTCTGGAGATGACCCCCAATCAGGGCGGGGGCGCCCAGTCCTCCCAGGGTCTCCTCCCTCTGGATTTGGGAAGCGTGAAAGCCGAGTTCTCCCCGTCCCCCTTCGAGCAGGACACTCGCACGGGTTCCCCTCACGTCCGCGCGGCGTCTTCCGGGCCTCCTCGCCCCGCGGGCTCTCCGGCGGCCGCCTCCTCCCCGGCCGCGCCCCTGCCCAGGCAGCACCCGCCGGTGCcggtgccgccgccgcccgccccCAACCACCTACTGGCGAAAGATCTGTCCCCCGCCCAGCAGCTTCAGCAGCTGGCCGCCCAGCAGCAGCGGGCCCAGCACCTCCACAGCCAGCTGCAGCACAAACAGGCGCCGCCCGGCGGGGCCAAGTTCCACGGCCAGGGGCCCCCGCACGCCCACCCTCCGCCCTGGACGCAGAGCCCGCTGGGGCCGGCGGCGTTCGCCATGGACAAGGCCGCCGGCCCCTCCTCCTTGTACTCGCAGGACTTCAATTCCAACGCGCAGAAGCAGCGGCTGATGTCCGTCCAGCCCCCCAAGGGCTCCCCCAAGGCGGGGGCCAACAGCTTCACGGCGGGGGGCGGCGTGATGGGCCACCCGGCTCAAGGAGCCCCCCTCAACCACGCGGCCGCACCGGGGGCTCAGGCGGCCGTGTTGAACTACAACAACACCAAGCCCTTATCCCATTTTGAGGCCGGGCCCGGGCCCGGGCCCAGGCCCCCCAACCAGGCCCCCCAGAACCAGAATAAGGCCGCCCTCCTCAGCCTGCTCAGGCAACAGCAGCAGATGAAGCAGAAGAACATGAACTTCCGCCAACATCTACCACACGCGCAG GACCAGAACTCTTACCCGACGCCTCCTCACGGGCCCGGCCCGGCCAACGCCCTGACGTCCGCGGCGGGCAACGGCGGCATGGGGGCGCCGCCCGGGGCCAACGCCCTGGCAGGTAATCATAGCAACACGGCCTACCTCAACAGCCAGGCGGCGCTCAAGCAGCAACAAATTCTGGAGCAGCAGAAGCAGCAGTACCTGCAGAGACAGCAGATGATGGCCGAACAG GAGAAGCAACGTCAGCAGGACCAGCAGCTCCAGAGACACCTGACCAGACCCCCCCCTCAGTACCAGGACCAGTCTGGACAGACGGCCAATCAGAACGCTTTCCCTCAGACGCCCGTCACCCAGTTTACAG GTGATCGGCGTCCGGAGAAAGTTTGGGGTTTCCCCCCCGTGTACGAGTGGCCCCCCCCAATTCGAGAGGGTCTTCAGGGCTCA AGTGAATTCCTCCGAATATTTTCCGCTCTTCATCGCCATCTTGTGGACGTCGGGCGTCTTCTTCAGCCAAG GTGTGTCCTGCGTATGCGGCATGGCGTACCTGTACGCGCGCCTGCGTTACTTCCGCGGTTACGTGCAGTCGCCACGGCAACG GCCTCCTGTGGCTGCTGTCGGCCTTCTCGTGCGTCGGCGTGCTGTCGTCCTTCTGTCGACTTTTCCACCCGCTCGACTTGA